GAGGAATTGATTCTGATAATCCTCCCCAAACAGGATAATTATCATATGAAACAAAATCTAGTGGTTTCACATTTTCAGCATGATCAAACCACTTATTAAAAAAACCACCAGAAACATTTGTAGTGATTTGTTGGTGTTTTCCTTTATATTTTCTAACAATCGAAATCATTTCGTGTGCAAAACTATTAACGGAAAAGGATCGAAATCGAGCCCAATCAAGTTGTAATGCAGGGTTATGTGTTGTGATCGTTTTTTTTGGAATTGGAATTTCGGAAAAATCATTATATGTTTGTCCCCAAAAAATCGTTCCCCATCTTTCATTTAATTCGTCAATTGATTCGTATTTTTCTTTTAGAAATTCTTGGAATTTGACATGACATTGATCACAATAACACATGTCGCTGCCTTCATGGCCGAGTTCATTATCAATCTGCCAAGCAACGATTGCACTTTCGTCTTTGTAATGTTTCACTAATTCCTCAGTAATACGGGCACTGTATTTTCTGTAAATATCAGAATTAAAGCAATACTGTCGTCGTCCACCGAATACACGGGTATCACCGTTTTCGTCGACTGATAAAATAAAGGGAAATTTCTTAGCTAACCACGCAGGGAATGTCGCTGTTGGTGTCCCAAATATTACCTTAATTCCTTCCTTTTTCAATCTTGCAATCACATCATCGAAAAAAGTAAAATCGAAATTCCCCTCTTTACTTTCCATCATGTGCCACGCGAATTCACCAATTCGAACAATATTTGCACCTAACTCTTTAATCCCTTTTATATCTTCATCCATCATTTCTTTTGGCCAATGTTCAGGATAATAATCAACACCTAAGTACATATGGGAACCTCCTTTTTCAAATTTGTTCTTTCACAAGTTCCTTATCATTTTCAGTTAATTTTGCAGGGTATAATTCTTATCGCAGTGTTATATCTTGTTTCAATAGAGGTTATTCTTCCCAACTGTAATCGTCCATTTCTAAACCAGCCTAACAGTTCTCACTATAAACTAAACTGAATCCATAAACATTATCTTGATTCTCTTCTGTATTAAAATCTTTCAAAGCAATAAATGGATTATGCTGAGTGAACCTATTCTTTTTTATGCCGTCAATCGACTGAATACCTTTTCGAAAAGGGATAGAAAAGGGATATTTGATATATTCCGTTCCCTAGACCATGAAAGTAGCCTTTATTTATGTTTAGTTTGTCAGCGCTTACATTATCTAATAAAAATTTTAGTAAAATATTTACCTTTAGTCAACATTTTTTTATATTAGACAAACTATTTATTTGCGATTAAACAATTCTTTCCTATTCCTAATAGTTACCAAAAAATTTTTAAGTAAAATATTTATTACTACTTCGTAATTTTTTCCCTTTCAATACTTCTATGTCCCCGTTTTCCAGTTCTTTGTCAACTTCATCAAGAAGTATGTTAGCGAGTAATGGACTTAGTCCCCAGGTAAGAGCGCAAACTTTCACTCCATATATCCGCTACATATACTCTACTTGTTTCGGGTAGTTATTGGGCTTTGTTTTGTTACGCAAACTCACCCACAAGGATAAGCCTCAAATGTAGTTCGTGTACCTCAGACCAGAGTTT
The sequence above is a segment of the Tepidibacillus fermentans genome. Coding sequences within it:
- a CDS encoding glycoside hydrolase family 36 N-terminal domain-containing protein, translating into MKYPFSIPFRKGIQSIDGIKKNRFTQHNPFIALKDFNTEENQDNVYGFSLVYSENC